The Mercenaria mercenaria strain notata chromosome 8, MADL_Memer_1, whole genome shotgun sequence genome has a segment encoding these proteins:
- the LOC123547131 gene encoding uncharacterized protein LOC123547131 yields MADSDFRMKDGGISDVMSAANNGHADGQEFEHVEEKHETEQSDLTEPGTENGRLDENFKTENNGDGEPPNANYTNVPDYGRISPNSYTQELDLTDPKSVIDMLENVDLTEEDTEDLLQEAYKMNRKLKEMLRRQDEQASDSKPKLKSKSKSFVESRSVNGQGSMTSSATSSRDNSRMGSSFGIRKVLPPINAGERETSVYAVKLRRSKTNVQETKPVLSDSAILRSKSSTKPTIRKDSESPSRRKKAPGPKPEWNDRFNYT; encoded by the coding sequence ATGGCTGATTCTGATTTTCGAATGAAAGATGGAGGTATTTCTGATGTTATGTCAGCAGCTAATAATGGCCATGCCGATGGACAGGAATTTGAGCATGTTGAGGAAAAACACGAGACTGAGCAGTCTGATTTAACTGAACCTGGTACAGAAAATGGAAGATtagatgaaaattttaaaactgaaaataatggaGATGGAGAACCACCTAATGCTAATTATACAAATGTGCCGGACTATGGTAGAATTAGTCCGAACAGTTACACACAGGAACTTGATCTCACAGATCCAAAGAGTGTGATAGATATgttagaaaatgttgatttaaCTGAAGAGGACACTGAAGATTTATTGCAGGAAGCTtataaaatgaacagaaaactTAAAGAAATGCTAAGACGTCAAGATGAGCAAGCGTCCGATTCAAAACCAAAGTTGAAGTCAAAAAGCAAATCTTTTGTGGAATCTCGATCAGTAAATGGACAGGGAAGTATGACAAGCTCTGCTACCTCTTCAAGAGATAATTCAAGGATGGGCTCATCATTTGGTATTAGAAAAGTTTTGCCTCCTATAAATGCAGGAGAAAGAGAAACAAGTGTATATGCTGTAAAGCTGCGAAGATCCAAAACAAATGTTCAAGAAACAAAACCAGTATTGAGTGATTCTGCAATTCTACGTTCAAAGTCTTCAACTAAACCCACTATTAGAAAG